In Prochlorococcus marinus CUG1435, the genomic window AAAAGATTTGAACCAGCGCCAATTATTTGGCATCTGTGTTTGTTTAAATTAGCCCATTTTATTAGATACGAAAATTCGTCAATGTTTCTTGGCTCAGCAAAATATTCCGCTACTCCTCCCACTTTTATAGTTGTATAACTACTTAAATTACAGTTCTCGCAGAAAATCTTTTTATTCATAAATTAGTAATTTTTTTAATTGTTTTTTTCATTTAAAATTGACCAGAACTTATGACAATCACCTGCTCCCATATTTAAAATTAAATCTCCTTTTTGAGTTAATTCGTAAAAATTCTTTGTAATTTCATGATAATTTTTTATGTAGCTAACATTATTATTTTTTTTATAAATCAGATCAGTGATAATTTTAGAAGTAATTTTATCTTCGTTTCCTTCTCCTGCTCCATAAATACTGGTCACATAAATACAATCTGCTTTTGATAATTCTTCAGCGAATTCTTTAGTAAATTGCTTTACTCGAGAGTATCTATGGGGTTGAAATATGGCTATTAATCTGCTTTTTTGACATTCATTATTATGTTTTTGCTTAATAAATAATCTTCCTAACTTGATCGTCTCTTTTATTTCGTTTGGGTGATGTGCATAATCATCATATAAACGTCTTTCATCTATTTGACCTCTGAATTCAAATCTTTTTTTTGGTAGTTTGAGATATTTTATATTTTTCTTAATTTCTAAAAAATCTATACCTATCATTCTTGAAGCTGCTATTGAAGCAGTGATATTTGATAAATTGTGTAATCCTGGAATTGGAATATTTATAATACTTATAAAATTTCCATTTTCATAATATTTTCCAATCGTATGAGTTTCATTTATTTCAGTTGGGATCAAGGCGTAAGCGACATTCATGGGTGTTTTGTTTGACCACTTACTCTTAGAATAAAAATTATTCCGCGTGATTTCACAATCAAAATTAATTAATAATTTTTTAGAATTTTTAGCGAAATCTTTAAAAGAAGATATAACTTCCCCTAAATCAAAGAAATGATCACAATGGTCAAAATCAATGTTATTAATTATTCCGATATCAGATTTATATCTAATTATTGTGCCATCAGACTCATCGACTTCAGCTACTAAGAATTTTGTATTTTCTAAATGACAATTAGAATTGTAGATAGGAATTATTCCCCCAGTTATTGAAGAGGAATTGTGCGTACATAACTCAAGCAGTGTCGAAAGAAATGTACTGGTTGTTGTTTTCCCATGGCTGCCTGCCACGGCTAATGAAGTATAAGACTCCATTAATAATGCAAGAATCTCGGAACGATGTTTTACTGTTAAATTTTTTTCTCTACAGTACATTAATTCTTTATTTTCTGACTTAATTGCTGTGCTTACAACAAAATTAATCAATTTGTTGTTAAATTTCGAAGTTATAAATTCAATATTTTTTCCATTTTGAGAATTAAAGATAATTACACCTAATTTTTCTAATTTGTTAGTTTCATTGTTTTTAACCAAATCAGATCCTGAAACTGAATAACCTTTTTTCAGTAAACCCATTGCGATTGCTGACATTCCAATGCCACCAACTCCAATAAAATGAAAATGTTTTTTAGGGATTAATTCTTTATCCAATGTTTATCTTTTTCTTAAATTAAAATAACTTTAAAGTTAAATTTTGGTATTTTTTCTTAAAAAAAAATCATTTTTTTTCTTGAATTAATACAAAACTAGACTTATTTGCTTAATAAATCAAAAAAACCTTACGTTATTGCACAAAATTCAGTATGATCAGCAACTTAGGTTAATCTTTTCAGAAATTATTAGTTATGACTTTGCGTGTTGCAATTAACGGGTTTGGCAGAATTGGTCGAAACTTTATGCGTTGTTGGCTCAGTAGAGGTGCTTACACCAATATTGAAGTAGTTGGTATTAACGTAACATCAGATCCTAAGACCAATGCTCATCTATTAAAATACGACTCAGTCCTTGGTCAACTGGATGGTGTTGATATTCAATATACTGATGACACCTTTGTAATTAATAACAAGACAATCAAGTGTTTCTCTGATAGAAATCCATTGAATCTTCCCTGGAAAGACTGGGGTGTAGATTTAGTTATTGAATCAACTGGCGTTTTTAATACAGATGTTGGAGCAAGTAAGCACTTAGAGGTGGGAGCAAAAAAAGTTATTTTAACCGCTCCGGGTAAAGGTGATGGCGTTGGTACTTATGTAGTTGGAGTAAATGCCGATACATATAAGCAT contains:
- the murC gene encoding UDP-N-acetylmuramate--L-alanine ligase, encoding MDKELIPKKHFHFIGVGGIGMSAIAMGLLKKGYSVSGSDLVKNNETNKLEKLGVIIFNSQNGKNIEFITSKFNNKLINFVVSTAIKSENKELMYCREKNLTVKHRSEILALLMESYTSLAVAGSHGKTTTSTFLSTLLELCTHNSSSITGGIIPIYNSNCHLENTKFLVAEVDESDGTIIRYKSDIGIINNIDFDHCDHFFDLGEVISSFKDFAKNSKKLLINFDCEITRNNFYSKSKWSNKTPMNVAYALIPTEINETHTIGKYYENGNFISIINIPIPGLHNLSNITASIAASRMIGIDFLEIKKNIKYLKLPKKRFEFRGQIDERRLYDDYAHHPNEIKETIKLGRLFIKQKHNNECQKSRLIAIFQPHRYSRVKQFTKEFAEELSKADCIYVTSIYGAGEGNEDKITSKIITDLIYKKNNNVSYIKNYHEITKNFYELTQKGDLILNMGAGDCHKFWSILNEKNN